From the Takifugu flavidus isolate HTHZ2018 chromosome 12, ASM371156v2, whole genome shotgun sequence genome, one window contains:
- the LOC130535049 gene encoding odorant receptor 131-2-like: protein MSDNASVAGGVSLRVLIFERIIITQLIVSIFVSVNLFLIATVFSNQVFLSTMRYILFVITLVSDSVFLIIANLLLILYTIYFTMQVSLCIVFYLIVCLSIFVTPVTLTAMTLERYVAICLPLRHPELCSLHNTQKCILIILTVSSVPCFIILSTFFAAASSSVYTQHKLCSMEMFVSIPWQNHFNFAVYQFYFFIMSITITFSYVKIMKVAKAASGENKKSTWKGLSTVILHAFQLLLCLIQLWCPFLESAVYDIDINIFVKIRFFNYIVFNITSRCLSPLIYGLRDEKFFLTLKVNVFFLCCRNKRSSLVS from the coding sequence ATGTCAGATAATGCTTCAGTGGCTGGAGGCGTCTCCCTGCGAGTTCTAATCTTCGAGCGGATCATTATTACACAGCTCATTGTGTCAATTTTCGTTTCTGTTAACCTGTTTCTGATCGCAACTGTCTTCTCAAACCAGGTCTTTCTCTCAACCATGCGTTACATTCTGTTTGTTATCACTCTTGTGTCTGACAGTGTATTTTTAATCATAGCTAACCTTCTCCTGATTTTGTATACCATCTATTTCACTATGCAAGTCAGCCTGTGCATCGTTTTCTACCtgattgtgtgtctgtctatTTTTGTCACGCCGGTCACTCTGACAGCAATGACGCTGGAGCGGTACGTGGCCATTTGCCTGCCTTTACGGCACCCGGAGCTTTGCTCCCTGCACAACACTCAGAAATGTATCCTGATCATCCTTACTGTCAGCAGTGTGCCCTGCTTCATCATTCTATCCACCTTCTTTGCAGCAGCCTCCAGTTCTGTGTATACACAGCACAAGCTTTGCTCCATGGAGATGTTTGTCTCCATCCCCTGGCAGAATCACTTTAACTTTGCTGTATATCAGTTTTACTTCTTCATCATGTCCATCACCATCACTTTCTCTTATGTGAAAATTATGAAAGTTGCCAAAGCTGCATCAGGAGAGAACAAAAAGTCAACATGGAAGGGGCTCAGTACGGTGATCCTTCATgctttccagctgctgctctgcctcatccaGCTGTGGTGTCCCTTCCTAGAATCGGCTGTGTATGACATTGATATAAATATATTTGTGAAGATCCGTTTTTTTAACTACATTGTTTTCAATATCACTTCTCGATGTCTGAGTCCCCTCATTTACGGACTGAGGGATGAAAAGTTTTTTCTCACGTTGAAAGtcaatgttttctttctgtgttgTAGAAACAAGCGTTCTAGTTTAGTTTCATGA
- the LOC130535413 gene encoding diablo IAP-binding mitochondrial protein-like isoform X2, which yields MQAVRQCSVCAGRVAGGHLWSQVNVSGLQKSVLRKGTCVRFQRSESVLVGSRMSAFGDRTDGPNRRRVSSGPQDFPWTQVENLSHDSLIRRAASLVTDSSSTFLSQSTLALTEALSEYSKAVYTRIAVQRRYLASLGKLTPAEKDSILEVINSQRAQASARMDECRHFESNWINAVNMCKLAADTANSSGAEQASTTLQTHVQVAQAQVDEARRLSEDVNKKLAETKVEEIQRMAEYAAFLNDNEEPELHEAYLRED from the exons ATGCAAGCCGTTCGTCAGTGCTCAGTATGTGCCGGCCGTGTTGCTGGAGGACATCTGTGGAGTCAGGTGAATGTTTCGGGTCTGCAGAAGAGCGTGCTCAGGAAAGGAACCTGTGTCCGCTTCCAAAG atcagagagtgtcctggtCGGCAGCAGGATGTCAGCGTTTGGGGACAGAACTGATGGTCCAAACAGGAGGAGAGTCAGCAGTGGGCCTCAGGACTTTCCTTGGACACAG GTAGAAAACCTCTCTCATGACTCCCTCATCAGAAGAGCAGCGTCGCTGGTGACCGACAGTTCAAGTACTTTCCTCTCACAGTCCACCCTGGCTCTCACCGAAGCCCTTTCTGAATATTCAAAG GCTGTGTACACACGCATTGCTGTCCAGAGGCGATATTTAGCCTCTTTAGGGAAACTCACCCCAGCAGAGAAGGATTCAATTCTGGAAGTGATCAATAGTCAACGTGCACAG GCCAGTGCCAGAATGGATGAATGCCGACACTTTGAATCAAACTGGATCAATGCTGTAAACATGTGCAAACTGGCCGCTGACACAGCAAACAGTTCAG GAGCCGAACAGGCGTCTACAACGCTGCAGACGCATGTTCAGGTGGCTCAGGCTCAGGTGGACGAGGCTCGGAGGCTGTCGGAGGACGTCAATAAGAAGCTGGCTGAGACTAAAGTGGAGGAGATCCAAAGGATGGCTGAATACGCTGCCTTCCTCAATGATAACGAGGAACCTGAGCTGCATGAGGCTTATCTACGAGAAGACTGA
- the LOC130535413 gene encoding diablo IAP-binding mitochondrial protein-like isoform X1, translating to MQAVRQCSVCAGRVAGGHLWSQVNVSGLQKSVLRKGTCVRFQSRSESVLVGSRMSAFGDRTDGPNRRRVSSGPQDFPWTQVENLSHDSLIRRAASLVTDSSSTFLSQSTLALTEALSEYSKAVYTRIAVQRRYLASLGKLTPAEKDSILEVINSQRAQASARMDECRHFESNWINAVNMCKLAADTANSSGAEQASTTLQTHVQVAQAQVDEARRLSEDVNKKLAETKVEEIQRMAEYAAFLNDNEEPELHEAYLRED from the exons ATGCAAGCCGTTCGTCAGTGCTCAGTATGTGCCGGCCGTGTTGCTGGAGGACATCTGTGGAGTCAGGTGAATGTTTCGGGTCTGCAGAAGAGCGTGCTCAGGAAAGGAACCTGTGTCCGCTTCCAAAG CagatcagagagtgtcctggtCGGCAGCAGGATGTCAGCGTTTGGGGACAGAACTGATGGTCCAAACAGGAGGAGAGTCAGCAGTGGGCCTCAGGACTTTCCTTGGACACAG GTAGAAAACCTCTCTCATGACTCCCTCATCAGAAGAGCAGCGTCGCTGGTGACCGACAGTTCAAGTACTTTCCTCTCACAGTCCACCCTGGCTCTCACCGAAGCCCTTTCTGAATATTCAAAG GCTGTGTACACACGCATTGCTGTCCAGAGGCGATATTTAGCCTCTTTAGGGAAACTCACCCCAGCAGAGAAGGATTCAATTCTGGAAGTGATCAATAGTCAACGTGCACAG GCCAGTGCCAGAATGGATGAATGCCGACACTTTGAATCAAACTGGATCAATGCTGTAAACATGTGCAAACTGGCCGCTGACACAGCAAACAGTTCAG GAGCCGAACAGGCGTCTACAACGCTGCAGACGCATGTTCAGGTGGCTCAGGCTCAGGTGGACGAGGCTCGGAGGCTGTCGGAGGACGTCAATAAGAAGCTGGCTGAGACTAAAGTGGAGGAGATCCAAAGGATGGCTGAATACGCTGCCTTCCTCAATGATAACGAGGAACCTGAGCTGCATGAGGCTTATCTACGAGAAGACTGA
- the LOC130535111 gene encoding odorant receptor 131-2-like — protein sequence MAANSSEPAGQSSARKINSRVILVQVLVLVFLCINFLLIVTFSMRHFFYTTMRYILFAVTLLSDSVLLLLTDIMLILSYFAVAIEMWVCVTIYVVLALYTFVTPVTLTVMTLERYVAICLPLRHSELCSMRRALHCILLVHGVSFLPCAVVLSMLFASASYNFYTQVKICSAEILIIHQWQSHLRSAISQFYFLIMCVVILLSYIKVMKVAKAASGENKKSTWKGLRTVILHAFQLLLSLIQLWCPFIESAIFQIDYMLFINVRYFNYVTFILAPRCLSPLIYGLRDEKFFNALKYLALCGLYKKRLDLFDE from the coding sequence ATGGCAGCAAACAGCTCTGAGCCTGCTGGTCAATCCTCAGCTCGCAAGATAAATAGCCGAGTCATTCTGGTTCAGGTTTTGGTCTTAGTCTTTCTTTGCATCAATTTTTTGCTGATCGTGACCTTTTCCATGAGGCATTTCTTCTACACGACCATGCGTTACatcctgtttgctgttactctgCTGTCCGATTCTGTCCTTTTACTCCTGACTGACATCATGCTCATTTTAAGCTACTTTGCTGTCGCCATAGAAATGTGGGTTTGTGTGACCATATATGTTGTTCTAGCTCTGTACACTTTTGTCACACCTGTCACTCTGACAGTGATGACCCTGGAGCGCTACGTGGCCATCTGCCTGCCCTTGCGCCACTCGGAGCTGTGCTCCATGCGCCGCGCTCTGCACTGCATCCTCCTTGTCCATGGCGTCAGCTTCCTACCCTGCGCTGTCGTCCTCTCCATGCTCTTTGCGTCTGCCAGCTACAACTTCTACACTCAGGTCAAGATATGCTCAGCGGAAATACTCATTATTCACCAATGGCAGAGTCATCTTAGGTCAGCTATAAGTCAGTTCTACTTCTTAATcatgtgtgttgttattttattgtCTTACATTAAGGTAATGAAAGTTGCCAAGGCCGCATCAGGGGAGAACAAAAAGTCAACATGGAAGGGGCTCAGGACGGTGATCCTTCATgctttccagctgctgctctccctcaTCCAGCTGTGGTGTCCGTTTATAGAATCTGCTATATTTCAGATTGATTATATGCTGTTTATTAATGTCAGATACTTTAACTACGTGACTTTCATTCTGGCTCCGAGGTGTCTGAGTCCTCTCATCTACGGTCTGAGGGATGAGAAGTTTTTTAATGCTTTGAAATATTTGGCTCTGTGCGGCTTGTACAAAAAAAGACTGGATTTATTTGATGAGTGA
- the LOC130535320 gene encoding odorant receptor 131-2-like — MAANSSEPAGQSSARKINSRVILVQVLVLVFLCINFLLIVTFSMRHFFYTTMRYILFAVTLLSDSVLLLLTDIMLILSYFAVAIEMWVCVTIYVVLALYTFVTPVTLTVMTLERYVAICLPLRHSELCSMRRALHCILLVHGVSFLPCAVVLSMLFASASYNFYTQVKICSAEILIIHQWQSHLRSAISQFYFLIMCVVILLSYIKVMKVAKAASGENKKSTWKGLRTVILHAFQLLLSLIQLWCPFIESAIFQIDYMLFINVRYFNYVTFILAPRCLSPLIYGLRDEKFFNALKYLALCGLYKKDWIYLMIEY; from the coding sequence ATGGCAGCAAACAGCTCTGAGCCTGCTGGTCAATCCTCAGCTCGCAAGATAAATAGCCGAGTCATTCTGGTTCAGGTTTTGGTCTTAGTCTTTCTTTGCATCAATTTTTTGCTGATCGTGACCTTTTCCATGAGGCATTTCTTCTACACGACCATGCGTTACatcctgtttgctgttactctgCTGTCCGATTCTGTCCTTTTACTCCTGACTGACATCATGCTCATTTTAAGCTACTTTGCTGTCGCCATAGAAATGTGGGTTTGTGTGACCATATATGTTGTTCTAGCTCTGTACACTTTTGTCACACCTGTCACTCTGACAGTGATGACCCTGGAGCGCTACGTGGCCATCTGCCTGCCCTTGCGCCACTCGGAGCTGTGCTCCATGCGCCGCGCTCTGCACTGCATCCTCCTTGTCCATGGCGTCAGCTTCCTACCCTGCGCTGTCGTCCTCTCCATGCTCTTTGCGTCTGCCAGCTACAACTTCTACACTCAGGTCAAGATATGCTCAGCGGAAATACTCATTATTCACCAATGGCAGAGTCATCTTAGGTCAGCTATAAGTCAGTTCTACTTCTTAATcatgtgtgttgttattttattgtCTTACATTAAGGTAATGAAAGTTGCCAAGGCCGCATCAGGGGAGAACAAAAAGTCAACATGGAAGGGGCTCAGGACGGTGATCCTTCATgctttccagctgctgctctccctcaTCCAGCTGTGGTGTCCGTTTATAGAATCTGCTATATTTCAGATTGATTATATGCTGTTTATTAATGTCAGATACTTTAACTACGTGACTTTCATTCTGGCTCCGAGGTGTCTGAGTCCTCTCATTTACGGTCTGAGGGATGAGAAGTTTTTTAATGCTTTGAAATATTTGGCTCTGTGCGGCTTGTACAAAAAAGATTGGATTTATTTGATGATTGAGTATTGA
- the LOC130534993 gene encoding odorant receptor 131-2-like — protein sequence MSDNASVAGGVSLRARIFEQIIITQLIVSIFFMINLLLIATVFSNQVFLSTMRYILFLITLVSDSVFLILSDLLLILYNIYFTMQVSLCIIFYLIVCQCMFVTPVTLTAMTLERYVAICLPLRHPELCSLHNTQKCILIILTVSSVPCFIILSTFIAAASSSVYTQHKRCSMEMFVPLPWQNHFKFAVYQFYFFIMSITITFSYVKIMKVAKAASGENKKSTWKGLRTVILHAFQLLLCLIQLWCPFIESAIIKIDLLLYINVRYFNYVTFILAPRCLSPLIYGLRDEKFLNALKYLALCGLYKKKIGFT from the coding sequence ATGTCAGATAATGCTTCAGTGGCTGGAGGCGTCTCCCTGCGAGCTCGAATCTTCGAGCAGATCATTATTACACAGCTCATTGTGTCAATTTTCTTTATGATCAACCTGCTTCTGATCGCAACTGTCTTCTCAAACCAGGTCTTTCTCTCAACCATGCGTTACATTCTGTTTCTTATCACTCTTGTGTCTGACAGTGTATTTTTAATCCTATCTGACCTTCTCCTGATTTTGTATAACATCTATTTCACTATGCAAGTCAGCCTGTGCATCATTTTCTACCTGATTGTGTGTCAGTGTATGTTTGTCACGCCGGTCACTCTGACAGCAATGACGCTGGAGCGGTACGTGGCCATTTGCCTGCCTTTACGGCACCCGGAGCTTTGCTCCCTGCACAACACTCAGAAATGTATCCTGATCATCCTTACTGTCAGCAGTGTGCCCTGCTTCATCATTCTATCCACCTTCATTGCAGCAGCCTCCAGTTCTGTGTATACACAGCACAAGCGCTGCTCCATGGAGATGTTTGTCCCCCTCCCCTGGCAGAATCACTTTAAATTTGCTGTATATCAGTTTTACTTCTTCATCATGTCCATCACCATCACTTTCTCTTATGTGAAAATTATGAAAGTTGCCAAAGCTGCATCAGGAGAGAACAAGAAGTCAACATGGAAGGGGCTCAGGACGGTGATCCTTCATgctttccagctgctgctctgcctcatccaGCTGTGGTGTCCGTTTATAGAATCTGCTATTATCAAAATAGATCTATTATTGTATATTAATGTCAGATACTTTAACTACGTGACTTTCATTCTGGCTCCGAGGTGTCTGAGTCCTCTCATCTACGGTCTGAGGGATGAGAAgtttttaaatgctttgaaaTATTTGGCTCTGTGTGGCTTGTACAAAAAAAAGATTGGATTTACTTGA
- the LOC130534999 gene encoding odorant receptor 131-2-like has product MQVSLCIIFYLIVCQCMFVTPVTLTAMTLERYVAICLPLRHPELCSLHNTQKCILIILTVSSVPCFIILSTFFAAASSSVYTQHKRCSMEMFVSIPWQNHFKFAVYQFYFFIMSITITFSYVKIMKVAKAASGENKKSTWKGLSTVILHAFQLLLCLIQLWCPFIESAIVKIDLLLYVNVRYFNYVSFILAPRCLSPLIYGLRDDKFLNALKYLALCGLYKKRLDLLDY; this is encoded by the coding sequence ATGCAAGTCAGCCTGTGCATCATTTTCTACCTGATTGTGTGTCAGTGTATGTTTGTCACGCCGGTCACTCTGACAGCAATGACGCTGGAGCGGTACGTGGCCATTTGCCTGCCTTTACGGCACCCGGAGCTTTGCTCCCTGCACAACACTCAGAAATGTATCCTGATCATCCTTACTGTCAGCAGTGTGCCCTGCTTCATCATTCTATCCACCTTCTTTGCAGCAGCCTCCAGTTCTGTGTATACACAGCACAAGCGCTGCTCCATGGAGATGTTTGTCTCCATCCCCTGGCAGAATCACTTTAAATTTGCTGTATATCAGTTTTACTTCTTCATCATGTCCATCACCATCACTTTCTCTTATGTGAAAATTATGAAAGTTGCCAAAGCTGCATCAGGAGAGAACAAAAAGTCAACATGGAAGGGGCTCAGTACGGTGATCCTTCATgctttccagctgctgctctgcctcatccaGCTGTGGTGTCCGTTTATAGAATCTGCTATTGTCAAAATAGATCTATTATTGTATGTTAATGTCAGATACTTTAACTACGTGAGTTTCATTCTGGCTCCGAGGTGTCTGAGTCCTCTCATCTACGGTCTGAGGGATGACAAgtttttaaatgctttgaaaTATTTGGCTCTGTGTGGCTTGTACAAAAAAAGATTGGATTTACTTGATTACTGA
- the LOC130535387 gene encoding odorant receptor 131-2-like yields MSDNASVAGGVSLRVRMFERIIITQLIVSIFVSVNLFLIATVFSNQVFLSTMRYILFVITLVSDSVFLIIANLLLILTSTYFTIEVSLCIVFYLIVCLSMFVTPVTLTAMTLERYVAICLPLRHPELCSLHNTQKCILIILTVSSVPCFIILSTFFAAASSSVYTQHKLCSMGMFVSIPWQNHFKFAVYQFYFFIMSITITFSYVKIMKVAKAASGENKKSTWKGLSTVILHAFQLLLCLIQLWCPFIESAIIKIDLLLYINVRYFNYVTFILAPRCLSPLIYGLRDEKFLNALKYLALCGLYKKKIGFT; encoded by the coding sequence ATGTCAGATAATGCTTCAGTGGCTGGAGGCGTCTCCCTGCGAGTTCGAATGTTCGAGCGGATCATTATTACACAGCTCATTGTGTCAATTTTCGTTTCTGTTAACCTGTTTCTGATCGCAACTGTCTTCTCAAACCAGGTCTTTCTCTCAACCATGCGTTACATTCTGTTTGTTATCACTCTTGTGTCTGACAGTGTATTTTTAATAATAGCTAACCTTCTCCTGATTCTGACTTCCACTTATTTCACCATAGAAGTCAGCCTGTGCATCGTTTTCTACCtgattgtgtgtctgtctatgtTTGTCACGCCGGTCACTCTGACAGCAATGACGCTGGAGCGGTACGTGGCCATTTGCCTGCCTTTACGGCACCCGGAGCTTTGCTCCCTGCACAACACTCAGAAATGTATCCTGATCATCCTTACTGTCAGCAGTGTGCCCTGCTTCATCATTCTATCCACCTTCTTTGCAGCAGCCTCCAGTTCTGTGTATACACAGCACAAGCTTTGCTCCATGGGGATGTTTGTCTCCATCCCCTGGCAGAATCACTTTAAATTTGCTGTATATCAGTTTTACTTCTTCATCATGTCCATCACCATCACTTTCTCTTATGTGAAAATTATGAAAGTTGCCAAAGCTGCATCAGGAGAGAACAAAAAGTCAACATGGAAGGGGCTCAGTACGGTGATCCTTCATgctttccagctgctgctctgcctcatccaGCTGTGGTGTCCGTTTATAGAATCTGCTATTATCAAAATAGATCTATTATTGTATATTAATGTCAGATACTTTAACTACGTGACTTTCATTCTGGCTCCGAGGTGTCTGAGTCCTCTCATCTACGGTCTGAGGGATGAGAAgtttttaaatgctttgaaaTATTTGGCTCTGTGTGGCTTGTACAAAAAAAAGATTGGATTTACTTGA